The Hypomesus transpacificus isolate Combined female chromosome 3, fHypTra1, whole genome shotgun sequence genome has a window encoding:
- the LOC124485920 gene encoding ankyrin repeat domain-containing protein 66, producing MTELHQAAASGDFDLVLDILRKNLCDPNQRDIDWNGKTPLHWAAAKGQTETARILIENGARPCLRADNGWTPAHFAAESGRLGVLRLLHSLHVPIDKEDCSGDKPKRIAEIYGNNDCVRFLHTAEKECEQYRKMLVLKCTHLDDTDDEWEDPRREQDQGRAAKG from the exons ATGACAGAGTTGCATCAGGCAGCAGCTTCTGGGGACTTTGACCTTGTATTGGACATTCTGAGAAAGAATCTATGTGATCCCAAccaaagagacattgactggAATGGTAAAACACCACTTCATTGGGCAGCAGCCAAAG GACAGACAGAAACCGCGAGGATCCTAATAGAGAACGGGGCCAGACCTTGTCTGAGAGCTGACAATGGCTGGACGCCGGCCCACTTTGCAGCCGAGTCTGGACGACTTGGAGTGCTGCGTCTGCTGCACTCTCTCCATGTCCCCATAGATAAGGAGGATTGCTCTGGTGACAAACCAAAAAGGATAGCGGAAATCTACGGGAACAATGATTGTGTTCGGTTCCTACACAC TGCAGAGAAAGAATGCGAGCAATACCGCAAGATGTTAGTGCTGAAATGCACGCATCTGGATGATACAGATGATGAGTGGGAGGATCCAAGAAGGGAGCAAGACCAAGGAAGGGCCGCAAAGGGTTGA
- the adgrf3a gene encoding adhesion G protein-coupled receptor F4, producing MKALILLYLMGLGYKVSVFGENSTKVLYAVLTVESSAINNFTSVLRSFLMTSPVVVKDVDVTTKCCALNNITECQCMEKHKWNDEVCTSFPECCPNEKCTMQSVPSSPLCFPIERVDISGFFVIPGEGYNKDLDDLETPLYKDTRQNILNKMLPVYSTFPKFVSLTISGFRPGSLIVDFRLILNRNISSVDLANKTSKLQVLLKGTAQVQTKGMVKMTAPNGPVNFQSNQSLSCSTEEDMILYSWQLKNFVHTNRIFNVTNGSESNTDNSSRKTALNLTLVSEVWSGSFSCLFLTSSLNVTIIHKASAVLDVALLPQIKISSEPQFPQCTGGWGFEDVRVLCEIKNSSETYNVSWKCNLKYSDPDKPSLSPYGSIIYTLNTKVDCSNDAKNPVPNCECKFTNRLNESTKTAVNINVIYKDDPFCEKDNIWPVAKSGYVAKMRCKNGVGERSRSCDNSIWGLESSSCVNVDLHDILLDAQNLRRGLGTVEQNTPDIFIRLKNSTNNTEAINTFANLNASVIILQTMLNVSDELKQPVLNDLIESSSNLLDSSLENSWTSKEENKSNTNLASIYLKSVEGLVKKTDIKSNSDPIIKPNIAMVSCMQNCNGTVSLFNVNVSLDGGKGQTKTVVFKFLDQFLLPKDSDSSPNSLVVSAVVQDNVKAISIDFELLKDRQPNVKMYCAFWDFKADTWSSENCTWGGSDNEGHCECTHLSSFTMLMAKKPLPLNYMDEITYVSLGVSIASLVLCLVIEILVWHSVVKSSIAFFRHTTHVNICLCLLIAHITFLASAFPDKMNGSWCQICVVLKHFSYLAMFFWMLCLSIILLHQITFTFHKLSKNVFLGSSFFLGYFCPLVIVAFTMISYNNGQEDIYYSSKTCWLLYKGLFKGSMYAFVLPVGTIVIINVFCMLVVVMKLLNPAMAEHSNRDEKQVSKGILKAVILLTPILGTTWFLGFFVLTIDLTKGPLAYFVNYAFTLLNGFQGFFILLATYAADKTIREALLKRLGWSRSQSTTSASSSKLSSMKSH from the exons ATGAAGGCtcttatattattatatttaatgGGGTTAGGCTACAAG gtatctgtatttggtg AGAACTCAACAAAAGTCCTCTATGCTGTTCTAACTGTGGAGTCCAGCGCAATCAACAACTTTACATCAGTTTTAAGATCATTTTTAATGACCAGTCCCGTTGTTGTTAAAGACGTTGATGTTACAACAA AATGTTGTGCTTTAAACAACATAACAGAATGTCAATGCATGGAGAAGCACAAATGGAATGATGAAGTGTGCACGTCTTTCCCAGAGTGCTGCCCAAATGAAAAATGCACAATGCAATCTGTGCCGAGTTCACCATTGTGTTTCCCTATAGAAAGAG TTGATATATCTGGATTTTTCGTCATACCAGGGGAAGGGTATAATAAAGACCTAGATGATTTGGAAACTCCATTGTATAAAGATACAAGGCAAAACATCCTGAACAAG ATGTTACCAGTGTATAGCACATTTCCCAAGTTTGTCAGTCTTACAATCAGTGGTTTCAG GCCTGGATCGTTAATagtcgattttcgattaatatTGAACAGAAATATCTCCTCTGTTGACCTAGCCAACAAAACATCCAAATTGCAGGTTTTGTTGAAAGGAACAGCACAGGTGCAAACAAAAG GAATGGTAAAAATGACTGCACCAAATGGCCCGGTGAATTTTCAATCAAACCAGTCCCTGTCCTGCTCAACTGAAGAAGACATGATTCTATATTCTTGGCAATTGAAAAACTTTGTACATACTAACAGGATTTTTAATGTAACCAATGGTTCTgagtctaacacagataatTCTTCTCGGAAGACCGCACTTAATCTTACACTGGTATCAGAGGTCTGGTCAG GGTCTTTTTCATGCCTCTTCCTTACAAGTTCATTAAACGTGACTATAATACATAAAGCCAGTGCTGTACTGGATGTAGCCCTCCTGCCACAGATTAAGATAAGTAGCGAACCCCAATTCCCACAATGTACTGGTGGATGGGGCTTTGAAGACGTACGAGTTTTGTGTGAAATAAAAAATTCCTCTGAAACCTATAACGTTTCTTGGAAATGTAATCTAAAGTATTCCGATCCTGACAAACCAAGTTTAT CCCCCTATGGTTCAATCATTTATACATTGAATACGAAGGTCGACTGTAGTAACGACGCAAAAAACCCTGTACCAAACTGTGAATGCAAATTTACTAACAGGCTAAATGAAAGTACAAAAACTGCAGTCAATATAAATGTCATATACA AGGACGATCCCTTCTGCGAAAAGGACAATATATGGCCAGTGGCCAAGTCGGGGTATGTTGCCAAGATGAGATGTAAAAATGGTGTAGGGGAAAGAAGCAGGAGTTGTGACAATTCAATTTGGGGGCTCGAATCTTCCAGTTGTGTTAATGTGGATCTTCACGATATTCTCTTGGATGCACAA AATCTACGGAGGGGACTTGGAACAGTAGAGCAAAATACCCCCGACATATTTATCCGTTTAAAGAATTCCACAAATAATACAGAGGCAATCAACACATTTGCTAATCTTAATGCTTCTGTTATTATTCTACAAACCATGCTAAATGTTTCCGATGAACTGAAACAGCCTGTTTTAAAt GACTTAATAGAATCTTCCAGCAATCTTTTGGATAGTAGTCTTGAAAACTCTTGGACTTCAAAGGAAGAAAATAAAAGCAACACAAATCTTGCTTCAATATATTTGAAATCTGTGGAAGGATTGGTCAAAAAGACGGACATAAAAAGCAACTCTGATCCAATTATCAAACCAAACATTGCTATGGTTTCCTGTATGCAGAACTGCAATGGTACTGTGTCCTTGTTCAATGTGAATGTATCTTTAGACGGTGGGAAGGGTCAAACTAAAACTGTGGTGTTTAAATTTCTGGACCAGTTTTTACTACCCAAAGACAGCGATTCAAGCCCAAATTCCCTTGTGGTGTCTGCAGTTGTTCAAGACAACGTTAAAGCAATCTCAATAGACTTTGAGTTGCTGAAAGACAGACAGCCTAATGTTAAAATGTATTGCGCATTTTGGGATTTTAAGGCAGACACATGGTCCAGTGAGAACTGCACATGGGGAGGTTCTGACAATGAGGGACACTGTGAATGCACCCATCTTTCATCCTTTACCATGCTTATGGCAAAGAAACCACTACCTTTGAATTATATGGATGAGATAACCTATGTGAGCTTGGGGGTGTCAATCGCCTCTCTGGTTTTATGCCTGGTAATAGAAATTCTGGTGTGGCACTCAGTTGTGAAATCAAGCATTGCCTTTTTTCGTCACACGACCCATGTTAACATTTGTTTGTGCTTGCTTATAGCACATATCACCTTTTTAGCTTCAGCTTTCCCAGACAAAATGAATGGCAGTTGGTGTCAAATTTGTGTGGTGCTTAAACATTTCTCTTACTTGGCCATGTTTTTCTGGATGTTATGCCTGAGTATTATTCTTCTTCATCAGATTACATTTACGTTCCACAAACTTAGCAAGAATGTTTTCCTGGGatcatctttttttttgggCTATTTTTGTCCCCTGGTGATTGTTGCATTTACAATGATCAGCTATAACAATGGACAGGAAGACATCTACTATAGTTCTAAAACATGTTGGTTATTATATAAAGGACTTTTTAAAGGGTCAATGTATGCATTCGTTCTACCCGTTGGAACAATTGTGATCATCAATGTGTTCTGCATGTTGGTGGTTGTCATGAAACTTTTAAATCCTGCAATGGCTGAACACAGCAACAGGGATGAAAAACAGGTTTCCAAAGGTATCCTCAAGGCAGTTATCCTTTTAACCCCAATCTTGGGAACAACCTGGTTTTTGGGattttttgttttaacaatTGACCTCACCAAAGGACCCCTCGCCTACTTTGTCAATTATGCCTTCACTTTGCTCAACGGATTCCAG GGATTCTTCATTTTGCTTGCCACATATGCAGCAGATAAAACG ATTCGAGAGGCACTGCTGAAACGTTTGGGGTGGAGT CGTTCACAGTCCACCACAAGTGCAAGCTCTTCCAAACTATCATCAATGAAGAGTCACTGA